In a single window of the Candidatus Rokuibacteriota bacterium genome:
- a CDS encoding branched-chain amino acid ABC transporter permease, which produces MSLTAFLVTQGLNALALSALLFFISIGLTLIFGIMRIINFAHGALYMLGAYVGVSVALWTGRYWLALALAPILVAALGLGVEALVLRPLYRREHGAFLLVTFGVALVVAEGIRLGWGPTARRFALPSGLAGSVTLLGEAFPVYRIFLACFGVAVAVALWQFLERTRLGLVIRATAQNAEMVHALGVDVRWVRSGVFALGCGLAALGGVLAVPLVTAYLGLGAGVVVDAFVIVIIGGMGSFVGSVIGSLLVGFVQTFGNFYLPDLALAAMYLAMIAVLVLRPRGLFGQDE; this is translated from the coding sequence ATGAGCCTGACCGCCTTCCTCGTGACACAGGGTCTCAACGCGCTGGCCCTGTCCGCGCTCCTGTTCTTCATCTCCATCGGGCTCACGCTGATCTTCGGCATCATGCGCATCATCAACTTCGCCCACGGGGCGCTCTACATGCTGGGGGCGTACGTGGGCGTCTCGGTCGCCCTCTGGACGGGCCGGTACTGGCTGGCGCTCGCGCTGGCGCCGATCCTCGTGGCGGCGCTGGGGCTCGGCGTCGAGGCGCTCGTCCTCCGGCCCCTCTACCGGCGCGAGCACGGCGCCTTCCTCCTGGTGACGTTCGGCGTCGCTCTGGTGGTCGCGGAGGGGATCCGCCTCGGCTGGGGGCCCACGGCCCGACGGTTCGCGCTGCCGTCCGGCCTGGCCGGGTCGGTGACCCTCCTCGGCGAGGCGTTTCCCGTCTACCGGATCTTCCTCGCCTGCTTCGGGGTGGCGGTGGCCGTCGCGCTGTGGCAGTTCCTCGAGCGGACGCGGCTCGGGCTGGTCATCCGCGCCACCGCCCAGAACGCCGAGATGGTGCATGCCCTCGGGGTGGACGTCCGCTGGGTCCGCTCGGGGGTCTTCGCGCTCGGCTGCGGGCTGGCCGCGCTCGGCGGCGTCCTGGCCGTCCCGCTGGTCACCGCCTACCTCGGCCTGGGGGCGGGGGTGGTCGTGGATGCCTTCGTCATCGTGATCATCGGGGGCATGGGCAGCTTCGTGGGGTCGGTGATCGGCAGCCTCCTGGTCGGCTTCGTCCAGACCTTCGGGAACTTCTATCTCCCCGACCTGGCCCTGGCCGCGATGTACCTCGCGATGATCGCCGTGCTGGTCCTGCGCCCGCGCGGCCTCTTCGGGCAGGACGAGTAG